One genomic window of Oncorhynchus clarkii lewisi isolate Uvic-CL-2024 chromosome 5, UVic_Ocla_1.0, whole genome shotgun sequence includes the following:
- the LOC139408755 gene encoding transmembrane protein 119b — translation MTFLMALHLISLSVMLWSSSPSLATPLPFNISLEGSAEGEELGSLIPTPSSPTTSGPASESPTTSDGSTHIEHFLLSQMVHFLQENMLLILVASILFITIFLILCCACIMSRKRKVNAYYPSSFPSKMYVDQRDKTGGTKLFNEVPEKPSNEQQAEPVDSSKQLQQDIMRAAKNLRTPSKPPLGEREGNNPTQIAAAAEKSPDVNVQAEGEIIEKDNEPSNAPEQSEEVCQLSDSEAQHRSCPKQPEILPGQIGLTEDDESLTRAELPSGQGHSQAKQEGDRQENATVTQSIPLITGEKTAF, via the coding sequence ATGACGTTCCTCATGGCACTTCATCTGATTAGTCTTTCTGTGATGCTCTGGTCCAGCAGTCCCAGTCTGGCCACACCCCTCCCTTTCAACATTTCCTTGGAGGGCAGTGCAGAGGGGGAGGAGCTGGGCAGCCTCATCCCCACCCCTTCCTCACCTACCACCAGTGGCCCAGCCTCAGAGTCCCCAACCACCTCAGATGGCTCCACTCACATAGAGCACTTCCTGCTCAGCCAGATGGTTCACTTCCTGCAGGAGAACATGCTCCTCATCCTTGTTGCCTCAATCCTCTTCATCACCATCTTCCTCATCCTCTGCTGTGCTTGCATCATGAGCCGCAAGCGGAAGGTCAATGCCTACTACCCCTCGTCCTTCCCCTCTAAGATGTACGTGGACCAGAGGGACAAGACCGGAGGTACCAAGCTCTTCAACGAGGTGCCAGAGAAACCCTCCAATGAGCAGCAGGCTGAACCAGTTGACTCAAGCAAGCAGCTCCAACAAGACATCATGAGGGCAGCCAAGAACCTCCGCACTCCCTCCAAACCTCCCTTGGGTGAGCGAGAGGGAAACAACCCCACACAGATAGCAGCAGCTGCAGAGAAAAGTCCTGATGTGAATGTTCAGGCTGAGGGAGAAATCATAGAGAAAGACAACGAGCCATCAAATGCACCTGAGCAGAGCGAGGAGGTATGCCAGCTCTCAGACAGTGAGGCCCAACACCGCAGCTGCCCCAAGCAGCCAGAGATCCTTCCAGGACAGATAGGCCTAACAGAGGATGATGAGTCACTAACAAGAGCTGAGCTTCCATCTGGCCAAGGGCACTCACAAGCCAAGCAGGAAGGGGATAGGCAGGAGAACGCCACTGTCACGCAGTCTATTCCGTTGATCACTGGGGAGAAAACAGCATTTTAA